The following are from one region of the Rosettibacter firmus genome:
- a CDS encoding glycoside hydrolase family 125 protein has protein sequence MNSRPALKERKFISKPIEEKIKEVSDFIADKELAKIFSNCFPNTLDTSVIFTFNDGIPDTYILAGDIDAMWLRDSTAQIWPYLEFVNEDDNLKLLIMGLINRQTKCVLIDPYANAFNYDKKKSMWSNDLTEMKPELHERKWELDSLCYTIRLAYKFWKLTGDTSCFNNEWISATKLIYNTFIEQQRKYGCGSYKFGRVTAWSTDTVPGNGYGNPIKPNGLIVSIFRPSDDATIFPFLIPSNFFAVISLKQLSEMYLKIYNDFEFSEKCISLANEIEKAIYEHAVSSHLNYHKIFAYEVDGFGNKLFMDDANIPSLLSLPYLGCLNKDDEIYQETRKFILSDNNPYFFRGKFAEGIGSPHTLLNNIWHLSIIMRIITTDNEDEIINNIRFLKNTHADTYFMHESFNKDNPYDYTRSWFPWPNSLFGEMILKLYNEKPDILKRIF, from the coding sequence ATGAACTCTCGGCCAGCACTAAAAGAAAGAAAATTTATCAGTAAACCAATAGAAGAAAAAATTAAAGAAGTTTCTGATTTTATTGCTGATAAAGAACTTGCAAAAATTTTTTCTAATTGCTTTCCTAATACATTAGATACAAGTGTTATATTTACTTTTAATGATGGGATTCCCGATACTTATATTTTAGCAGGCGACATTGATGCAATGTGGTTAAGAGATTCAACTGCACAGATCTGGCCTTATTTAGAATTTGTTAATGAAGATGATAATCTAAAACTTTTAATTATGGGATTAATCAATAGACAAACAAAATGTGTTTTAATCGATCCTTATGCTAATGCATTTAATTATGATAAAAAGAAAAGTATGTGGAGTAATGATTTAACAGAAATGAAACCAGAATTGCATGAAAGAAAATGGGAATTGGACTCTTTATGTTATACAATTAGATTGGCATATAAATTCTGGAAATTAACAGGAGATACTTCATGCTTTAATAATGAATGGATTAGTGCTACTAAATTAATTTACAACACATTTATTGAACAGCAACGTAAGTATGGTTGTGGTTCATATAAATTTGGAAGAGTGACAGCTTGGAGTACAGATACAGTACCTGGTAATGGCTACGGAAATCCAATTAAACCAAATGGATTGATTGTTTCAATATTTAGACCTTCAGACGATGCAACAATTTTTCCATTTTTAATTCCTTCTAATTTTTTTGCTGTTATTTCATTGAAGCAATTATCTGAAATGTATCTTAAGATATATAATGACTTTGAATTCTCTGAAAAATGTATTTCTCTTGCCAATGAAATTGAAAAAGCTATATATGAACATGCTGTAAGTTCACATCTAAATTATCATAAAATTTTTGCATATGAAGTTGATGGCTTTGGAAATAAATTATTTATGGATGATGCAAACATTCCAAGTTTATTATCACTTCCTTACCTTGGTTGTTTAAATAAAGATGACGAGATTTATCAGGAGACAAGAAAATTTATTTTGAGTGATAATAATCCATATTTCTTTAGAGGAAAATTTGCAGAAGGAATTGGTAGTCCACATACGTTATTAAATAACATCTGGCATTTAAGTATAATAATGAGAATTATTACAACTGATAACGAAGATGAAATTATAAATAATATTAGATTCCTTAAGAACACACATGCAGATACATATTTCATGCATGAATCATTTAATAAAGATAATCCATATGATTACACACGAAGCTGGTTCCCTTGGCCTAATTCACTTTTTGGCGAGATGATTCTAAAATTGTACAATGAAAAGCCAGATATATTAAAAAGAATATTTTAG
- a CDS encoding glycoside hydrolase family 3 C-terminal domain-containing protein: MHNRLFIIITILFLSKTIVPQEIPKYLDHKLSFEERVDDLISRMTIEEKISQMVHKSPAIERLGIPAYNWWNESLHGIARNGLATVFPMPIGLAATWDKDLMYKIGELISTEARAKYNIAVRKKQFGSCGLTLWAPNINIFRDPRWGRGMETYGEDPFLTGELAVQYIKGLHGNDEKYFKTIATPKHFAVHSGPESERHHFNAIVSEYDLRNTYLPHFKKCIEEGNVQSLMCAYNRVLGEPCCGSNLLLKKILRDEWKFNGLVVSDCWAVHDIFNSHHVTKTLEDAVVLSLIAGTELECGNSYHLLYDSFKKGIINEEIINEAVKKIFLIRFKLGLFDPPELVPYSNLTEKDIDTPQNKQLALEAARKSIVLLKNDNNLLPLKRNYKTIAIIGPNADNLESLLGNYFGFPSNPVTPLKAFQTRMSNTKILYEKGCYFAENIPSFDLISSKYLYTTIDKKQNGLIGKYYSNTKMEGNPEFIRIDNEINFSWLDKSPVTNSDTFSIVWIGYILPPVTGKYALGGYGYNGFKIYLNDSLLVKYHGEFDPEIKYNFIELKKDSVYKIKVELYKKERYSFMKLLWSLPEDYMEENALRIAKESELIIMFMGLSPRLEGEALQTESKEFKGGDRLTLNLPEVQLNFIKKIYNTGKPIVLVLFNGGPLTINWENEHIPAIIEAWYPGQAGGDAIYDIITGIYNPSGKLPVTFYYSLDELPEFSDYNMSNRTYRYYKNKILYPFGYGLSYSSFTLGNPEIKVKPNSNDINLFLNVNNKGPYDGEETIQLYVKYPEDSYEEKSLIGFKKVYLKAKEKKKVEISIDKKLLTRWTEKDGYNFQKGEYIFMIGTSSDNKKIIEKNVYID; the protein is encoded by the coding sequence ATGCATAATAGATTATTCATCATAATAACAATTTTATTTCTATCAAAAACTATTGTCCCACAAGAAATACCAAAATATTTAGATCATAAATTATCATTTGAAGAACGAGTAGATGATTTAATATCTCGAATGACAATTGAAGAAAAAATTTCTCAAATGGTTCATAAATCACCTGCAATAGAAAGACTGGGAATTCCAGCATACAATTGGTGGAATGAATCTCTTCATGGTATAGCAAGAAATGGTTTGGCTACAGTTTTTCCAATGCCTATTGGTTTGGCAGCTACATGGGATAAAGATTTAATGTATAAGATTGGTGAATTAATATCAACCGAAGCACGAGCAAAATACAATATTGCCGTAAGAAAGAAACAGTTTGGTAGTTGTGGATTAACATTATGGGCTCCGAATATTAATATTTTTAGAGATCCAAGATGGGGAAGAGGAATGGAAACTTATGGTGAAGATCCATTCCTTACAGGTGAACTTGCAGTGCAATATATAAAAGGATTGCATGGTAATGATGAAAAATATTTTAAAACAATTGCTACTCCTAAACATTTTGCTGTTCATAGTGGCCCTGAATCTGAAAGACATCATTTCAATGCAATTGTAAGTGAATATGATTTAAGAAATACTTATTTACCACATTTTAAAAAATGTATTGAAGAAGGAAATGTTCAATCACTAATGTGTGCATATAACCGGGTACTTGGAGAACCATGTTGCGGAAGTAATCTTTTATTAAAAAAGATTTTACGTGATGAATGGAAATTTAATGGTTTGGTAGTATCTGATTGTTGGGCTGTGCATGATATTTTTAATTCTCATCATGTAACAAAAACATTGGAAGATGCAGTTGTTTTATCATTAATTGCAGGTACCGAATTAGAATGTGGTAATTCGTATCATTTATTATATGATTCTTTTAAAAAAGGAATAATTAATGAAGAAATAATTAACGAGGCAGTAAAAAAAATATTTTTAATTCGTTTTAAACTTGGATTGTTTGATCCACCAGAATTAGTTCCATATAGTAATCTAACAGAAAAAGATATTGATACACCACAAAATAAACAACTTGCACTTGAAGCAGCAAGAAAGTCAATTGTTTTACTTAAAAATGATAATAATTTATTGCCACTAAAAAGAAATTATAAAACTATTGCCATTATAGGTCCAAATGCAGATAACCTGGAAAGTTTACTTGGTAATTATTTTGGTTTTCCCTCAAATCCTGTTACACCACTAAAAGCATTTCAAACAAGAATGAGTAATACTAAAATACTTTATGAGAAGGGATGTTATTTTGCCGAAAACATTCCATCATTTGATTTAATAAGCAGTAAGTATTTATATACAACAATTGATAAAAAGCAGAATGGTTTAATAGGGAAATATTATTCAAATACTAAAATGGAAGGCAATCCAGAATTTATAAGAATAGATAATGAAATTAATTTTAGCTGGCTGGATAAATCACCAGTTACTAACTCAGATACTTTTAGTATAGTATGGATAGGTTATATTCTACCTCCTGTTACAGGTAAATATGCATTGGGTGGGTATGGTTATAATGGTTTTAAAATATATTTAAATGATTCGCTATTGGTAAAGTATCATGGAGAATTTGATCCCGAAATAAAATATAATTTTATAGAACTAAAGAAAGATTCGGTTTATAAGATTAAAGTAGAACTATACAAAAAAGAACGCTATTCATTTATGAAATTGTTGTGGTCTTTACCAGAAGATTATATGGAAGAAAATGCACTTAGAATTGCAAAAGAATCGGAATTAATTATAATGTTTATGGGTCTTTCACCTCGTTTAGAAGGTGAAGCTTTACAAACAGAGTCAAAAGAATTTAAAGGAGGAGATCGATTAACATTAAATCTGCCAGAAGTACAATTAAATTTTATTAAAAAGATATATAATACTGGTAAACCTATAGTACTCGTTTTATTTAATGGTGGACCATTAACAATCAACTGGGAAAATGAACATATACCTGCTATTATTGAAGCATGGTATCCAGGTCAAGCAGGTGGAGATGCTATTTATGATATAATAACTGGAATATATAATCCTTCAGGAAAATTACCAGTTACATTTTATTATTCTTTAGATGAGTTACCTGAATTTAGTGATTATAATATGTCTAATAGAACATATCGCTATTATAAAAATAAAATTCTCTATCCATTTGGATATGGATTATCTTACTCATCTTTTACATTAGGAAATCCTGAGATAAAAGTAAAACCTAATTCAAATGATATTAATTTATTTCTAAATGTAAATAATAAAGGTCCTTATGATGGAGAAGAAACAATACAACTATATGTAAAATATCCAGAGGATAGTTACGAAGAAAAAAGTTTAATTGGTTTTAAAAAAGTTTATTTGAAAGCTAAAGAAAAAAAGAAAGTAGAAATAAGTATAGATAAAAAATTATTAACTAGATGGACTGAAAAGGATGGTTATAATTTTCAAAAAGGAGAATATATATTTATGATTGGTACATCTTCGGATAATAAAAAAATAATAGAAAAAAACGTATATATAGACTAA
- a CDS encoding glycoside hydrolase family 130 protein has product MLLRYHNNPIITRKDIPEIKPHLVDVSSVFNPGAIKHNGKYILLLRVQNRGRETFIVKAESEDGINFKVDNKIVHFSGIEKLKEKVYHIYDTRITKIDNVYYIMFAMDMDDGCKLGLAVTDDFEDYKFLGIVSRDDSRNGVLFPEKFNGKFLRFERPNKVSLKGGPKTGNSIFLSESTDLIKWKYVKEVMAGRFHYWDELIGSGPPPVKTREGWLHIYHGVATHFAASNIYQAGVALHDLNDPGILIHRSRYNILEPRELYELVGQVPNVCFPSGIIVEEYDNEGFALKSSKVLIYYGAADTSVCLAYTTIGELIDAAKQ; this is encoded by the coding sequence ATGCTATTGAGATACCACAACAATCCAATAATAACAAGAAAAGACATTCCTGAGATAAAACCTCATCTGGTTGATGTCTCTTCGGTTTTTAATCCAGGAGCAATCAAACATAATGGTAAGTATATTTTGTTATTGAGAGTTCAAAATAGAGGAAGGGAAACTTTTATTGTAAAAGCAGAGAGCGAGGATGGGATAAATTTCAAAGTCGATAACAAAATCGTTCACTTTAGTGGAATAGAAAAATTAAAAGAAAAAGTATATCACATTTACGATACAAGAATAACTAAAATTGATAATGTTTACTATATAATGTTTGCAATGGATATGGATGATGGATGTAAACTTGGACTGGCCGTGACTGATGATTTTGAAGACTATAAATTTTTAGGAATAGTATCAAGAGATGATTCAAGAAATGGTGTATTATTTCCAGAAAAATTTAATGGAAAGTTTTTACGATTTGAAAGACCAAATAAAGTAAGTCTTAAAGGTGGACCGAAAACTGGCAATTCAATTTTCTTATCTGAGTCAACAGATTTAATTAAATGGAAGTATGTAAAGGAAGTTATGGCAGGAAGATTTCATTACTGGGATGAATTAATTGGCTCAGGTCCACCTCCAGTAAAAACTCGCGAAGGATGGTTACATATCTATCACGGAGTTGCAACTCATTTTGCAGCTTCAAATATTTATCAAGCAGGTGTTGCACTTCACGATTTAAATGATCCAGGGATTCTAATTCATAGAAGCAGATATAACATTCTGGAACCCCGTGAATTGTATGAACTTGTTGGGCAGGTTCCAAATGTTTGTTTTCCTTCAGGAATTATTGTCGAAGAGTATGATAACGAAGGTTTTGCTTTAAAATCTAGCAAAGTTTTAATTTATTATGGTGCAGCAGATACTTCTGTTTGTCTTGCATACACAACTATTGGAGAACTAATTGATGCAGCTAAACAATAA
- a CDS encoding carbohydrate-binding family 9-like protein, protein MQLNNKKFLIVILLILFSQTIFAQSIPVPQIKFSPRKYICYFTHENITIDGKLDETSWKNVKWTEDFVDIEGDLKPKPRFNTKVKMLWDKNYFYIAAQLEEPHIWATLKNRDDIIFYDNDFEVFIDPDGDTHRYVEFEMNALNTVWDLFLIKPYRDTDKAALHGFDIKNLKSAVSIFGSINNPSDIDSCWTLEIAFPWEAFKEITSANVPPQDNDQWRINFSRVEWRTNVVNSKYEKVINPETNKPYPEDNWVWSPQGVINMHYPEMWGYVQFSKIEAGKGYIDFIENQSEQIKWYLRNIYYQQRAYFDKNKKYADNISALGIEPLQINGIFYTPEIKVIDDMYKCTFLDDENIYTLYHDGLINIKKN, encoded by the coding sequence ATGCAGCTAAACAATAAAAAGTTTTTAATAGTCATCTTATTAATTTTATTTTCCCAAACAATTTTTGCTCAATCTATTCCTGTTCCGCAAATTAAATTTTCACCAAGAAAATATATTTGTTATTTCACTCATGAAAATATAACCATTGATGGGAAACTTGATGAAACTTCATGGAAGAATGTAAAATGGACAGAAGATTTTGTGGATATAGAAGGAGATCTAAAACCAAAACCACGTTTTAATACAAAAGTTAAAATGCTGTGGGATAAAAATTATTTTTATATAGCAGCACAATTAGAAGAACCCCATATCTGGGCAACATTAAAAAATAGAGATGACATTATTTTTTATGATAATGACTTCGAAGTATTCATAGATCCTGATGGCGATACTCATAGATATGTAGAATTTGAAATGAATGCCTTAAACACTGTGTGGGATTTGTTTTTAATAAAACCTTATCGCGATACAGATAAAGCAGCATTACATGGTTTTGATATTAAGAATTTGAAATCAGCTGTTTCAATTTTTGGGTCAATAAATAATCCATCCGATATAGATAGTTGCTGGACATTAGAAATTGCTTTTCCATGGGAAGCCTTTAAAGAAATAACAAGTGCAAATGTACCTCCGCAAGATAATGATCAATGGAGAATAAATTTTTCACGAGTTGAGTGGAGAACAAATGTAGTTAATAGTAAATATGAAAAAGTAATTAATCCTGAAACAAATAAACCTTATCCAGAAGATAACTGGGTCTGGAGTCCACAGGGTGTAATAAACATGCACTATCCTGAAATGTGGGGCTATGTTCAGTTTTCAAAAATTGAAGCAGGTAAAGGTTATATTGATTTTATTGAAAATCAATCCGAACAAATAAAATGGTATTTGAGAAATATCTATTATCAACAAAGAGCATATTTCGATAAGAATAAAAAATATGCAGATAATATTTCTGCTCTGGGCATAGAACCATTACAGATAAATGGAATTTTTTATACGCCTGAAATAAAAGTAATAGATGATATGTATAAATGCACATTTTTAGATGATGAAAATATTTATACACTTTATCATGATGGCTTAATTAATATTAAAAAAAATTAA
- a CDS encoding TonB-dependent receptor has protein sequence MNKKLKIIEALLIFIILSQSTIIAQSGTIKGKVRDIQTKEPLPFTNVIIVGTSLGSASDMDGNYVIKYVPAGRYKLRASFLGYKNSDVTIDVQAGKTTVHDFYLSPETVYGDTVVITAQAEGQAKAINEQLTSIAIKNVVSFARIRELPDANAAESVARLPGISIIRTGGEGAKVVVRGLSPQYNRVTIDGVELPSNVTSSDPNEHKSEYRANDELSFSEDRATDLSMISSNMLGGIEVVKAITPDMDATLLGGVINFTMRKAIKTQFGKPSFEIFSQGGYNNLKDTYKDYKFVASYEQRFWNNSFGIFLQGSAEKRNLSANELNSNYNFAGKLFITDVGNPEFQSMSLTDVLRDRQRYGATLVLDYQYENGSIGFMNFFSRSDTRTISRNESYSLLDDDLFYSATNSKNILDVYSNLLSIKHNLAGFTIDAKLSHSFSGSKYPEDVRFNFWQNAAGFANKFTLLRYAPPNEIVKHVIHDPDNAVFFDIYNVSNNTKDRTYNSAIDISRDITISELLTSKIKFGGAYQYRKRTYDYNENSGSVFYDDGAQVSAAIMRAYPQFGTSITFADFIDSSYSYGKFLNGDYTLGPPFNVNLMLDVIEVAKKNYGVGAGGGGYKPRELQSTLYDYSGHEVKSAAYVMATLNIGQMFSIIPGVRYQNLTTKYKGIRGEQIPGGIQYTHAEEEQSHGYWLPMFHFRFKPLDWLQLQVAYTNTLNYPDYNTIIPRYFIGTNFILYNNYRLKPATSENLDVVLAVYTNSIGLLSIGGFKKRIENLIFPVKTYPQNFSKYPELEEKLKNRKEKFTLYTYDNNSIPIDVIGMETEWQTHFWYLPGPLSGLVLNVNYTHIFSEADYPKSYLYTYLDPETYIQKTVSIDTFYTTRLLNQPNDILNIALGYDYKGFSLRISMLYQDNIFKKPDFWLQNRVHSDKYIRFDLSVKQELPWYGIQAYFNLNNFTSEDDVDINQKTGFVTLRQHYGMTAELGVRLKL, from the coding sequence ATGAATAAGAAGTTAAAAATTATTGAGGCTCTTCTGATTTTTATAATTCTCTCCCAAAGTACAATCATTGCACAAAGTGGAACTATTAAAGGAAAAGTACGGGATATTCAAACAAAAGAACCTCTCCCATTTACAAACGTGATTATAGTTGGGACAAGTCTGGGAAGCGCAAGTGATATGGATGGCAATTATGTAATTAAATATGTTCCTGCTGGCAGGTATAAATTGAGAGCCTCATTTCTTGGTTATAAAAATTCAGATGTAACTATAGATGTACAGGCTGGAAAAACTACAGTTCATGATTTTTACCTGAGTCCAGAAACTGTTTATGGTGATACAGTAGTTATTACTGCTCAAGCAGAAGGGCAAGCAAAAGCAATTAATGAACAATTAACCTCAATAGCTATTAAAAATGTTGTTTCATTTGCTAGAATTAGAGAATTACCAGATGCAAACGCAGCAGAATCTGTAGCAAGACTGCCTGGTATTTCTATTATAAGGACAGGCGGAGAAGGAGCTAAAGTTGTTGTTCGTGGTTTGTCTCCACAATATAATCGTGTAACAATTGATGGTGTTGAACTTCCTTCAAATGTAACTTCAAGTGATCCAAATGAACATAAATCTGAATACAGAGCTAATGACGAGTTATCATTTTCTGAAGATAGAGCTACAGATTTAAGTATGATATCATCGAATATGCTAGGTGGAATTGAAGTAGTAAAAGCTATTACACCAGATATGGATGCTACTTTACTTGGTGGTGTAATAAACTTTACTATGAGAAAAGCAATTAAAACTCAATTTGGCAAACCAAGTTTTGAAATCTTTTCTCAGGGTGGTTATAATAATTTAAAAGACACTTATAAAGATTACAAATTTGTAGCCTCATACGAACAGAGATTCTGGAATAATAGCTTTGGTATATTCTTGCAGGGTAGTGCTGAAAAGAGAAACTTGAGTGCTAACGAACTTAATTCTAATTACAACTTTGCAGGTAAATTATTTATCACAGATGTAGGCAATCCTGAATTTCAATCAATGAGTTTAACTGATGTTTTAAGAGATCGTCAGAGATATGGTGCTACTCTTGTTCTGGATTATCAATATGAAAATGGAAGTATAGGTTTCATGAATTTCTTTAGTAGAAGTGATACAAGAACAATTTCAAGAAATGAATCTTATTCTTTACTTGATGATGATTTATTTTATTCTGCAACTAACTCAAAAAATATACTTGATGTTTATAGTAATCTCTTAAGTATAAAACATAATTTAGCTGGTTTTACTATCGATGCAAAATTGTCTCACTCATTTTCAGGAAGTAAGTATCCTGAAGATGTAAGATTTAATTTCTGGCAGAATGCAGCTGGCTTTGCAAATAAGTTTACTCTGCTCAGATATGCACCACCTAATGAAATAGTAAAACATGTAATTCACGACCCTGATAATGCAGTATTTTTCGATATATACAATGTTTCAAATAATACGAAAGATAGAACCTATAATAGTGCTATAGATATTAGTAGAGATATTACAATTAGTGAGTTACTTACAAGCAAAATAAAATTTGGTGGAGCTTATCAGTATAGAAAACGTACTTATGATTATAATGAAAATAGTGGTTCTGTATTTTATGATGATGGTGCTCAGGTTTCTGCTGCAATAATGCGTGCATATCCACAATTTGGAACAAGCATAACATTTGCAGATTTTATTGATTCAAGTTATAGCTATGGAAAATTCTTAAATGGAGATTATACATTAGGCCCACCTTTTAATGTTAATTTGATGCTGGATGTAATTGAAGTGGCTAAAAAAAATTATGGTGTAGGGGCAGGTGGTGGTGGATATAAACCAAGAGAGTTGCAATCAACTTTATATGATTATTCAGGTCACGAAGTAAAAAGTGCTGCATATGTAATGGCAACATTAAATATTGGTCAAATGTTTTCTATTATTCCTGGTGTTAGATATCAAAATTTGACTACCAAGTATAAAGGTATTAGAGGTGAACAAATTCCAGGTGGTATTCAATATACTCATGCAGAAGAAGAACAATCTCATGGTTACTGGTTACCTATGTTTCATTTCCGATTTAAACCTCTTGATTGGTTACAACTGCAAGTAGCTTATACAAATACTTTGAATTATCCTGATTATAATACAATTATTCCAAGATATTTCATTGGTACAAACTTTATTCTTTATAACAATTATAGATTAAAACCTGCAACGTCAGAAAACCTGGATGTGGTTTTAGCAGTTTATACAAATAGTATAGGTTTATTAAGTATAGGTGGTTTTAAAAAACGTATCGAAAATTTAATCTTTCCAGTTAAAACTTATCCACAGAACTTCAGTAAATATCCTGAACTCGAAGAAAAATTAAAGAATAGGAAAGAGAAATTTACATTATATACTTATGATAATAACTCCATTCCTATTGATGTAATTGGAATGGAAACAGAATGGCAAACACATTTCTGGTATTTACCAGGTCCATTATCAGGTTTGGTTCTTAATGTAAACTATACTCATATATTCTCAGAAGCAGATTACCCAAAATCATATTTATATACTTATCTCGATCCCGAAACATATATTCAAAAAACAGTTTCAATAGATACTTTCTATACAACAAGATTATTAAATCAACCAAATGATATTCTTAATATAGCATTGGGTTATGATTATAAAGGATTCTCTTTAAGAATATCAATGCTTTATCAGGATAATATTTTTAAGAAACCAGATTTCTGGCTACAAAATAGAGTTCACTCAGATAAATATATAAGATTTGATCTTTCTGTAAAACAGGAACTCCCTTGGTATGGAATTCAAGCATACTTTAACCTGAATAATTTTACAAGTGAAGACGATGTGGACATTAATCAAAAAACGGGATTTGTTACTCTTAGACAACATTATGGTATGACTGCAGAGCTTGGAGTACGTTTGAAATTATAA